The following coding sequences are from one Streptomyces sp. NBC_01485 window:
- a CDS encoding DUF5753 domain-containing protein, whose product MELTSEDGKLTPRERLGRRLRRLRERKGLSLRQLSELVGGYSHSYLGRVELGEQLPSESLVNTLDEFFETDGVLAELLELAQDPLIPGYFRKPFAKEKEAVRIQVFTSSLVPGLVQTPQYAQSLIRRSLPGETDERVNERVAIRMERQLILDREEPPFYWAIMDESALRRKVGNAQCMKDQMCRLLDLAARPRVTVQILPFDQGGYPLMGGSLTLRTLPDGETVAFIESYGSGELVESPARVLEQTLRFDMARSLALTDDESLDLIRTYLKEYEVEDDS is encoded by the coding sequence GTGGAGTTGACCAGCGAGGACGGCAAGCTCACGCCCCGGGAGAGGCTCGGCAGGCGACTGCGTCGCCTCCGCGAGCGCAAGGGGCTGTCACTGCGTCAGCTCTCCGAACTGGTGGGCGGCTACTCGCACAGCTACTTGGGGCGGGTAGAACTGGGTGAACAACTGCCGTCGGAGTCCCTGGTCAACACCCTGGACGAGTTCTTCGAGACGGACGGCGTCCTGGCCGAACTCCTGGAACTCGCCCAGGACCCGCTGATCCCCGGCTACTTCCGCAAGCCCTTCGCCAAGGAGAAAGAGGCCGTACGCATCCAGGTGTTCACGAGCAGCCTGGTCCCCGGACTCGTCCAGACCCCTCAGTACGCGCAGTCGCTCATCCGCAGGTCGCTGCCGGGTGAGACCGACGAACGCGTCAACGAGCGGGTGGCCATCCGCATGGAACGGCAACTCATCCTGGACCGGGAGGAGCCGCCCTTCTACTGGGCGATCATGGACGAGTCGGCGCTGAGGCGAAAGGTCGGCAACGCCCAGTGCATGAAGGACCAGATGTGCCGACTGCTGGACCTGGCGGCCCGGCCACGTGTGACCGTGCAGATCCTGCCGTTCGACCAGGGCGGTTACCCGCTGATGGGCGGAAGCCTGACCTTGCGGACACTGCCCGACGGCGAGACGGTCGCGTTCATCGAGAGCTACGGCTCCGGTGAGCTAGTAGAGTCCCCGGCAAGGGTCCTTGAGCAGACACTGAGATTCGACATGGCGCGCTCACTGGCCCTCACGGACGACGAATCACTCGATCTGATCCGCACATACTTGAAAGAGTACGAAGTTGAAGACGATTCCTGA
- a CDS encoding DUF397 domain-containing protein: protein MKTIPDASTLPAWRKSSYSDNGEGGCIEISDGYLTGVPVRDSKAPHGPALVFETAAWSSFVGAVKAEGFTA from the coding sequence TTGAAGACGATTCCTGACGCATCGACTCTCCCCGCCTGGCGCAAGTCCAGCTACAGCGACAACGGCGAAGGCGGTTGCATCGAGATCTCGGACGGATACCTCACCGGCGTCCCCGTCCGCGACTCCAAGGCACCCCACGGTCCCGCGCTCGTCTTCGAGACGGCCGCCTGGTCGTCGTTCGTCGGCGCTGTCAAGGCCGAGGGGTTCACCGCCTGA